From the Brachyhypopomus gauderio isolate BG-103 chromosome 5, BGAUD_0.2, whole genome shotgun sequence genome, one window contains:
- the ano5a gene encoding anoctamin-5 isoform X2, whose amino-acid sequence MIRGIGKSGEETLIEMSETGSPGEENNGLYRHSDSGSPPPDKSSASLCSECSGSLSKSSSLSSVIVCDQCEKEHTEPFQHLSSFAGIWRKRTLFLKYRARVDKHLQSKDSVYFRDGLRRIDFILSYVEDKDGERKQERRKIFETNLEKAGLQLELEDKQESEDGKTYFLKIHAPWEVLATYADVLKIKVPFKVNDVPDNREVPASWLFTPLRLPDNVMHPEPDYFTSPFDKSKIDFFLIEDKETFFPPSTRNRIVYYILSRCPYNKDDKLNKDKRGIKRLLNNGTYTSGFPLHDCRYWTRSRDPSCESERFSLYRHWARFLRFYKEQPLNLIRRYYGEKIGIYFAWLGFYTEMLFYAAVVGLACFIYGVATYHDVVWTEEICDENIGGKIIMCPLCDKKCSFWKLNSTCNSTWQSHLFDNTATVFFAIFMGIWVTLFLEFWKRRQARLEYEWDLVDFEEEQQRLQLRPEYETKCTSKRLNRVTQEMEPYLPVTSKLARSCLSGATVLFWISLIIASIIGVIAYRLAVFAALASIMDTNKLEVVGSLITPQLATSVTASCINFVIIMVLNFLYERVAIWITDMEIPKTHVEYENKLTVKMFLFQFVNYYSSCFYVAFFKGKFVGYPGKYAYMFNEGSGLRNEECDPGGCLIELTTQLVIVMAGKQVWGNIQEALVPWLQNWWKSRSARSHPESLYSRWEQDYDLQNFSQFGLFYEYLEMVIQFGFITLFVASFPLAPLLALMNNILEVRVDAWKLTTQFRRPVAAKAHSIGAWDEILNMVAIFSVVTNAFIVAFTSDMIPRLVYLYAYHPGTELTMKGYINNSLSVFNISEIPDKNSPEATEHPSWFNSNITTCRYRDYRYPPGHEYEYSHTMQFWHILAAKMAFIIIMEHVVFVVKFFVAWIIPDVPSDVKARVKRERYLIQEYLHNYEVEKLKLQLIQNGSQCICPETASAVKHEVLSGCLT is encoded by the exons ATGATTCGAGGAATAGGAAAATCGGGCGAAGAGACACTTATTGAAATGAGCGAGACCGGTTCTCCGGGAG AGGAGAACAACGGCTTATATCGACATTCAGACAGTGGTTCACCTCCACCTGACAAG TCCTCAGCAAGTCTTTGTTCAGAGTGTTCGGGCTCGTTGTCCAAGAGCTCCAGTCTCTCctctgtgattgtgtgtgatcaGTGTGAGAAAGAACACACAGAACCTTTTCAGCACCTTTCCAGTTTTGCAGGG ATCTGGAGGAAAAGAACCCTGTTTCTAAAGTATCGGGCCAGG gtggATAAACATCTTCAGAGTAAGGACTCTGTATATTTCCGAGATGGGCTGCGTCGGATTGACTTCATCCTCTCATATGTAGAagataaagatggagagagaaaacag GAGAGAAGGAAGATCTTTGAGACCAACCTGGAGAAGGCAGGCCTCCAGCTGGAACTTGAGGACAAACAG GAGTCTGAGGATGGGAAGACATATTTTCTAAAGATCCATGCTCCTTGGGAGGTACTGGCCACCTATGCCGATGTCCTGAAGATTAAAGTGCCCTTCAAAGTCAACGACGTCCCAGATAACCGCGAGGTTCCAGCTTCCTGGCTCTTCACGCCCCTGCGCTTGCCTGATAACGTCATGCACCCAGAGCCTGACTACTTCACCTCACCCTTCGACAAGAGCAAGATCGACTTCTTCCTCATTGAAGACAAGGAGACATttttccctccctctacccGCAACAGAATA GTTTACTACATCCTGTCCCGCTGTCCCTACAACAAAGACGACAAACTCAATAAAGACAAGCGAGGCATCAAACGTCTGCTGAATAACGGGACCTACACGTCTGGCTTCCCTCTGCATGAC TGCAGGTACTGGACCAGGTCACGAGATCCCagctgtgagagtgagagattcaGCCTCTATCGCCACTGGGCCCGGTTCCTCCGCTTCTACAAGGAGCAGCCGCTCAATCTCATCCG GAGATACTATGGAGAGAAGATTGGTATCTATTTTGCCTGGCTGGGCTTCTATACGGAGATGCTCTTCTACGCTGCTGTGGTGGGACTCGCCTGTTTCATCTATGGAGTCGCCACGTACCATGACGTCGTCTGGAC TGAAGAGATCTGTGATGAAAACATTGGTGGGAAGATCATCATGTGTCCACTCTGTGATAAGAAGTGTAGCTTTTGGAAACTCAACAGTACCTGCAATTCCACGTGG CAATCACACCTCTTTGACAACACAGCAACAGTATTCTTCGCGATATTTATGGGTATATGGG TGACCCTCTTCCTGGAGTTCTGGAAGCGACGGCAGGCCCGGCTGGAGTACGAGTGGGACCTCGTGGACTTTGAGGAAGAGCAGCAACGTCTGCAGCTCCGGCCAGAGTACGAGACCAAGTGCACCAGCAAACGCCTCAACCGTGTCACACAG GAGATGGAGCCTTATTTACCTGTAACAAGTAAGCTTGCTCGCTCCTGCCTGTCCGGGGCCACCGTCTTGTTCTGG ATCTCTCTGATCATAGCGAGTATAATCGGAGTGATAGCCTACCGGCTGGCTGTGTTCGCCGCGCTGGCCAGCATCATGGACACCAACAagctggaggtggtggggtCACTCATCACCCCCCAGCTGGCCACCTCCGTCACCGCCTCCTGCATCAACTTCGTCATCATCATGGTGCTCAACTTCTTGTATGAGCGTGTGGCCATCTGGATCACAGACATGG AAATCCCTAAAACACACGTGGAGTACGAGAACAAGCTGACCGTCAAGATGTTCCTCTTCCAGTTCGTTAACTACTACTCCTCCTGCTTCTACGTGGCCTTCTTCAAGGGGAAGTTTGTGGGCTATCCTGGCAAATACGCCTACATGTTCAACGAAGGAAGCGGCCTGAGAAACGAAGAG tgtgaccCTGGTGGCTGTCTTATTGAGCTGACCACCCAGCTGGTGATCGTGATGGCTGGTAAACAAGTGTGGGGGAACATCCAGGAGGCTCTGGTCCC TTGGCTGCAGAACTGGTGGAAAAGCAGGAGTGCTCGCAGTCATCCTGAGAGTCTGTACAGCCGCTGGGAGCAGGACTACGACCTGCAGAACTTTAGCCAGTTTGGCCTTTTCTATGAGTACCTGGAAATGG tgatCCAGTTTGGGTTCATCACACTGTTTGTCGCCTCATTTCCACTGGCTCCTCTCTTGGCTTTGATGAATAATATCCTGGAGGTTCGTGTGGATGCGTGGAAGTTGACCACCCAGTTCCGCAGGCCAGTGGCGGCTAAAGCCCACAGCATTGGCGCCTGGGACGAGATCCTCAACATGGTGGCCATCTTCTCTGTAGTTACCAAT GCATTCATTGTGGCGTTTACCTCTGATATGATTCCTCGATTGGTGTACCTATACGCATATCACCCGGGCACTGAGCTCACTATGAAAGGCTACATCAACAATAGCCTGTCCGTCTTCAACATCTCAGAGATCCCTGATAAAAATTCCCCTGAAGCCACTGAACACCCTTCCTGGTTCAACAGCAATATTACCACCTGCAG GTATCGTGATTACCGCTACCCTCCTGGCCACGAATACGAGTACTCACACACCATGCAGTTCTGGCACATACTTGCAGCCAAAAtggccttcatcatcatcatggag CACGTGGTGTTTGTGGTGAAGTTCTTCGTGGCGTGGATAATCCCCGACGTGCCGTCCGACGTGAAGGCGCGTGTGAAGCGTGAGCGTTACCTGATCCAGGAGTACCTGCACAACTATGAGGTGGAAAAGTTGAAACTACAGCTGATTCAGAACGGAAGCCAGTGCATCTGTCCAGAGACGGCTTCAGCTGTGAAACATGAAGTGCTGTCCGGGTGCCTGACCTAG
- the ano5a gene encoding anoctamin-5 isoform X1 — MIRGIGKSGEETLIEMSETGSPGEENNGLYRHSDSGSPPPDKSSASLCSECSGSLSKSSSLSSVIVCDQCEKEHTEPFQHLSSFAGIWRKRTLFLKYRARVDKHLQSKDSVYFRDGLRRIDFILSYVEDKDGERKQERRKIFETNLEKAGLQLELEDKQESEDGKTYFLKIHAPWEVLATYADVLKIKVPFKVNDVPDNREVPASWLFTPLRLPDNVMHPEPDYFTSPFDKSKIDFFLIEDKETFFPPSTRNRIVYYILSRCPYNKDDKLNKDKRGIKRLLNNGTYTSGFPLHDCRYWTRSRDPSCESERFSLYRHWARFLRFYKEQPLNLIRRYYGEKIGIYFAWLGFYTEMLFYAAVVGLACFIYGVATYHDVVWTEEICDENIGGKIIMCPLCDKKCSFWKLNSTCNSTWQSHLFDNTATVFFAIFMGIWVTLFLEFWKRRQARLEYEWDLVDFEEEQQRLQLRPEYETKCTSKRLNRVTQEMEWTLDQTLADLVGTVFLCWTTVVLWISLIIASIIGVIAYRLAVFAALASIMDTNKLEVVGSLITPQLATSVTASCINFVIIMVLNFLYERVAIWITDMEIPKTHVEYENKLTVKMFLFQFVNYYSSCFYVAFFKGKFVGYPGKYAYMFNEGSGLRNEECDPGGCLIELTTQLVIVMAGKQVWGNIQEALVPWLQNWWKSRSARSHPESLYSRWEQDYDLQNFSQFGLFYEYLEMVIQFGFITLFVASFPLAPLLALMNNILEVRVDAWKLTTQFRRPVAAKAHSIGAWDEILNMVAIFSVVTNAFIVAFTSDMIPRLVYLYAYHPGTELTMKGYINNSLSVFNISEIPDKNSPEATEHPSWFNSNITTCRYRDYRYPPGHEYEYSHTMQFWHILAAKMAFIIIMEHVVFVVKFFVAWIIPDVPSDVKARVKRERYLIQEYLHNYEVEKLKLQLIQNGSQCICPETASAVKHEVLSGCLT; from the exons ATGATTCGAGGAATAGGAAAATCGGGCGAAGAGACACTTATTGAAATGAGCGAGACCGGTTCTCCGGGAG AGGAGAACAACGGCTTATATCGACATTCAGACAGTGGTTCACCTCCACCTGACAAG TCCTCAGCAAGTCTTTGTTCAGAGTGTTCGGGCTCGTTGTCCAAGAGCTCCAGTCTCTCctctgtgattgtgtgtgatcaGTGTGAGAAAGAACACACAGAACCTTTTCAGCACCTTTCCAGTTTTGCAGGG ATCTGGAGGAAAAGAACCCTGTTTCTAAAGTATCGGGCCAGG gtggATAAACATCTTCAGAGTAAGGACTCTGTATATTTCCGAGATGGGCTGCGTCGGATTGACTTCATCCTCTCATATGTAGAagataaagatggagagagaaaacag GAGAGAAGGAAGATCTTTGAGACCAACCTGGAGAAGGCAGGCCTCCAGCTGGAACTTGAGGACAAACAG GAGTCTGAGGATGGGAAGACATATTTTCTAAAGATCCATGCTCCTTGGGAGGTACTGGCCACCTATGCCGATGTCCTGAAGATTAAAGTGCCCTTCAAAGTCAACGACGTCCCAGATAACCGCGAGGTTCCAGCTTCCTGGCTCTTCACGCCCCTGCGCTTGCCTGATAACGTCATGCACCCAGAGCCTGACTACTTCACCTCACCCTTCGACAAGAGCAAGATCGACTTCTTCCTCATTGAAGACAAGGAGACATttttccctccctctacccGCAACAGAATA GTTTACTACATCCTGTCCCGCTGTCCCTACAACAAAGACGACAAACTCAATAAAGACAAGCGAGGCATCAAACGTCTGCTGAATAACGGGACCTACACGTCTGGCTTCCCTCTGCATGAC TGCAGGTACTGGACCAGGTCACGAGATCCCagctgtgagagtgagagattcaGCCTCTATCGCCACTGGGCCCGGTTCCTCCGCTTCTACAAGGAGCAGCCGCTCAATCTCATCCG GAGATACTATGGAGAGAAGATTGGTATCTATTTTGCCTGGCTGGGCTTCTATACGGAGATGCTCTTCTACGCTGCTGTGGTGGGACTCGCCTGTTTCATCTATGGAGTCGCCACGTACCATGACGTCGTCTGGAC TGAAGAGATCTGTGATGAAAACATTGGTGGGAAGATCATCATGTGTCCACTCTGTGATAAGAAGTGTAGCTTTTGGAAACTCAACAGTACCTGCAATTCCACGTGG CAATCACACCTCTTTGACAACACAGCAACAGTATTCTTCGCGATATTTATGGGTATATGGG TGACCCTCTTCCTGGAGTTCTGGAAGCGACGGCAGGCCCGGCTGGAGTACGAGTGGGACCTCGTGGACTTTGAGGAAGAGCAGCAACGTCTGCAGCTCCGGCCAGAGTACGAGACCAAGTGCACCAGCAAACGCCTCAACCGTGTCACACAG GAGATGGAGTGGACTCTAGACCAGACACTTGCTGATTTAGTAGGCACGGTGTTCCTGTGTTGGACCACTGTGGTCCTGTGG ATCTCTCTGATCATAGCGAGTATAATCGGAGTGATAGCCTACCGGCTGGCTGTGTTCGCCGCGCTGGCCAGCATCATGGACACCAACAagctggaggtggtggggtCACTCATCACCCCCCAGCTGGCCACCTCCGTCACCGCCTCCTGCATCAACTTCGTCATCATCATGGTGCTCAACTTCTTGTATGAGCGTGTGGCCATCTGGATCACAGACATGG AAATCCCTAAAACACACGTGGAGTACGAGAACAAGCTGACCGTCAAGATGTTCCTCTTCCAGTTCGTTAACTACTACTCCTCCTGCTTCTACGTGGCCTTCTTCAAGGGGAAGTTTGTGGGCTATCCTGGCAAATACGCCTACATGTTCAACGAAGGAAGCGGCCTGAGAAACGAAGAG tgtgaccCTGGTGGCTGTCTTATTGAGCTGACCACCCAGCTGGTGATCGTGATGGCTGGTAAACAAGTGTGGGGGAACATCCAGGAGGCTCTGGTCCC TTGGCTGCAGAACTGGTGGAAAAGCAGGAGTGCTCGCAGTCATCCTGAGAGTCTGTACAGCCGCTGGGAGCAGGACTACGACCTGCAGAACTTTAGCCAGTTTGGCCTTTTCTATGAGTACCTGGAAATGG tgatCCAGTTTGGGTTCATCACACTGTTTGTCGCCTCATTTCCACTGGCTCCTCTCTTGGCTTTGATGAATAATATCCTGGAGGTTCGTGTGGATGCGTGGAAGTTGACCACCCAGTTCCGCAGGCCAGTGGCGGCTAAAGCCCACAGCATTGGCGCCTGGGACGAGATCCTCAACATGGTGGCCATCTTCTCTGTAGTTACCAAT GCATTCATTGTGGCGTTTACCTCTGATATGATTCCTCGATTGGTGTACCTATACGCATATCACCCGGGCACTGAGCTCACTATGAAAGGCTACATCAACAATAGCCTGTCCGTCTTCAACATCTCAGAGATCCCTGATAAAAATTCCCCTGAAGCCACTGAACACCCTTCCTGGTTCAACAGCAATATTACCACCTGCAG GTATCGTGATTACCGCTACCCTCCTGGCCACGAATACGAGTACTCACACACCATGCAGTTCTGGCACATACTTGCAGCCAAAAtggccttcatcatcatcatggag CACGTGGTGTTTGTGGTGAAGTTCTTCGTGGCGTGGATAATCCCCGACGTGCCGTCCGACGTGAAGGCGCGTGTGAAGCGTGAGCGTTACCTGATCCAGGAGTACCTGCACAACTATGAGGTGGAAAAGTTGAAACTACAGCTGATTCAGAACGGAAGCCAGTGCATCTGTCCAGAGACGGCTTCAGCTGTGAAACATGAAGTGCTGTCCGGGTGCCTGACCTAG
- the ano5a gene encoding anoctamin-5 isoform X3, producing the protein MIRGIGKSGEETLIEMSETGSPGEENNGLYRHSDSGSPPPDKVDKHLQSKDSVYFRDGLRRIDFILSYVEDKDGERKQERRKIFETNLEKAGLQLELEDKQESEDGKTYFLKIHAPWEVLATYADVLKIKVPFKVNDVPDNREVPASWLFTPLRLPDNVMHPEPDYFTSPFDKSKIDFFLIEDKETFFPPSTRNRIVYYILSRCPYNKDDKLNKDKRGIKRLLNNGTYTSGFPLHDCRYWTRSRDPSCESERFSLYRHWARFLRFYKEQPLNLIRRYYGEKIGIYFAWLGFYTEMLFYAAVVGLACFIYGVATYHDVVWTEEICDENIGGKIIMCPLCDKKCSFWKLNSTCNSTWQSHLFDNTATVFFAIFMGIWVTLFLEFWKRRQARLEYEWDLVDFEEEQQRLQLRPEYETKCTSKRLNRVTQEMEWTLDQTLADLVGTVFLCWTTVVLWISLIIASIIGVIAYRLAVFAALASIMDTNKLEVVGSLITPQLATSVTASCINFVIIMVLNFLYERVAIWITDMEIPKTHVEYENKLTVKMFLFQFVNYYSSCFYVAFFKGKFVGYPGKYAYMFNEGSGLRNEECDPGGCLIELTTQLVIVMAGKQVWGNIQEALVPWLQNWWKSRSARSHPESLYSRWEQDYDLQNFSQFGLFYEYLEMVIQFGFITLFVASFPLAPLLALMNNILEVRVDAWKLTTQFRRPVAAKAHSIGAWDEILNMVAIFSVVTNAFIVAFTSDMIPRLVYLYAYHPGTELTMKGYINNSLSVFNISEIPDKNSPEATEHPSWFNSNITTCRYRDYRYPPGHEYEYSHTMQFWHILAAKMAFIIIMEHVVFVVKFFVAWIIPDVPSDVKARVKRERYLIQEYLHNYEVEKLKLQLIQNGSQCICPETASAVKHEVLSGCLT; encoded by the exons ATGATTCGAGGAATAGGAAAATCGGGCGAAGAGACACTTATTGAAATGAGCGAGACCGGTTCTCCGGGAG AGGAGAACAACGGCTTATATCGACATTCAGACAGTGGTTCACCTCCACCTGACAAG gtggATAAACATCTTCAGAGTAAGGACTCTGTATATTTCCGAGATGGGCTGCGTCGGATTGACTTCATCCTCTCATATGTAGAagataaagatggagagagaaaacag GAGAGAAGGAAGATCTTTGAGACCAACCTGGAGAAGGCAGGCCTCCAGCTGGAACTTGAGGACAAACAG GAGTCTGAGGATGGGAAGACATATTTTCTAAAGATCCATGCTCCTTGGGAGGTACTGGCCACCTATGCCGATGTCCTGAAGATTAAAGTGCCCTTCAAAGTCAACGACGTCCCAGATAACCGCGAGGTTCCAGCTTCCTGGCTCTTCACGCCCCTGCGCTTGCCTGATAACGTCATGCACCCAGAGCCTGACTACTTCACCTCACCCTTCGACAAGAGCAAGATCGACTTCTTCCTCATTGAAGACAAGGAGACATttttccctccctctacccGCAACAGAATA GTTTACTACATCCTGTCCCGCTGTCCCTACAACAAAGACGACAAACTCAATAAAGACAAGCGAGGCATCAAACGTCTGCTGAATAACGGGACCTACACGTCTGGCTTCCCTCTGCATGAC TGCAGGTACTGGACCAGGTCACGAGATCCCagctgtgagagtgagagattcaGCCTCTATCGCCACTGGGCCCGGTTCCTCCGCTTCTACAAGGAGCAGCCGCTCAATCTCATCCG GAGATACTATGGAGAGAAGATTGGTATCTATTTTGCCTGGCTGGGCTTCTATACGGAGATGCTCTTCTACGCTGCTGTGGTGGGACTCGCCTGTTTCATCTATGGAGTCGCCACGTACCATGACGTCGTCTGGAC TGAAGAGATCTGTGATGAAAACATTGGTGGGAAGATCATCATGTGTCCACTCTGTGATAAGAAGTGTAGCTTTTGGAAACTCAACAGTACCTGCAATTCCACGTGG CAATCACACCTCTTTGACAACACAGCAACAGTATTCTTCGCGATATTTATGGGTATATGGG TGACCCTCTTCCTGGAGTTCTGGAAGCGACGGCAGGCCCGGCTGGAGTACGAGTGGGACCTCGTGGACTTTGAGGAAGAGCAGCAACGTCTGCAGCTCCGGCCAGAGTACGAGACCAAGTGCACCAGCAAACGCCTCAACCGTGTCACACAG GAGATGGAGTGGACTCTAGACCAGACACTTGCTGATTTAGTAGGCACGGTGTTCCTGTGTTGGACCACTGTGGTCCTGTGG ATCTCTCTGATCATAGCGAGTATAATCGGAGTGATAGCCTACCGGCTGGCTGTGTTCGCCGCGCTGGCCAGCATCATGGACACCAACAagctggaggtggtggggtCACTCATCACCCCCCAGCTGGCCACCTCCGTCACCGCCTCCTGCATCAACTTCGTCATCATCATGGTGCTCAACTTCTTGTATGAGCGTGTGGCCATCTGGATCACAGACATGG AAATCCCTAAAACACACGTGGAGTACGAGAACAAGCTGACCGTCAAGATGTTCCTCTTCCAGTTCGTTAACTACTACTCCTCCTGCTTCTACGTGGCCTTCTTCAAGGGGAAGTTTGTGGGCTATCCTGGCAAATACGCCTACATGTTCAACGAAGGAAGCGGCCTGAGAAACGAAGAG tgtgaccCTGGTGGCTGTCTTATTGAGCTGACCACCCAGCTGGTGATCGTGATGGCTGGTAAACAAGTGTGGGGGAACATCCAGGAGGCTCTGGTCCC TTGGCTGCAGAACTGGTGGAAAAGCAGGAGTGCTCGCAGTCATCCTGAGAGTCTGTACAGCCGCTGGGAGCAGGACTACGACCTGCAGAACTTTAGCCAGTTTGGCCTTTTCTATGAGTACCTGGAAATGG tgatCCAGTTTGGGTTCATCACACTGTTTGTCGCCTCATTTCCACTGGCTCCTCTCTTGGCTTTGATGAATAATATCCTGGAGGTTCGTGTGGATGCGTGGAAGTTGACCACCCAGTTCCGCAGGCCAGTGGCGGCTAAAGCCCACAGCATTGGCGCCTGGGACGAGATCCTCAACATGGTGGCCATCTTCTCTGTAGTTACCAAT GCATTCATTGTGGCGTTTACCTCTGATATGATTCCTCGATTGGTGTACCTATACGCATATCACCCGGGCACTGAGCTCACTATGAAAGGCTACATCAACAATAGCCTGTCCGTCTTCAACATCTCAGAGATCCCTGATAAAAATTCCCCTGAAGCCACTGAACACCCTTCCTGGTTCAACAGCAATATTACCACCTGCAG GTATCGTGATTACCGCTACCCTCCTGGCCACGAATACGAGTACTCACACACCATGCAGTTCTGGCACATACTTGCAGCCAAAAtggccttcatcatcatcatggag CACGTGGTGTTTGTGGTGAAGTTCTTCGTGGCGTGGATAATCCCCGACGTGCCGTCCGACGTGAAGGCGCGTGTGAAGCGTGAGCGTTACCTGATCCAGGAGTACCTGCACAACTATGAGGTGGAAAAGTTGAAACTACAGCTGATTCAGAACGGAAGCCAGTGCATCTGTCCAGAGACGGCTTCAGCTGTGAAACATGAAGTGCTGTCCGGGTGCCTGACCTAG